A genomic segment from Triticum dicoccoides isolate Atlit2015 ecotype Zavitan chromosome 1A, WEW_v2.0, whole genome shotgun sequence encodes:
- the LOC119294392 gene encoding uncharacterized protein LOC119294392 yields the protein MRSSKTNGSVQKAGRVSHAQGEGPSWVLVAGGVLVSTLSVRLGCKLKQMFDTKKQNSTSRAKRRPGACELHSNLYRFDDETNCYCCVSDGGVEIKQAPASSLSKPDEPSLPLAKIPGPESSKENSGVMWTSSPDRLEDHRRPLQYSNSSGSPCVSESGSDIYIKREVIQKLRQHLRRRDEMIMEMQAQIADLKNSLSIEETQTANLQSQLDGANRDLFESDREIQQLRKIIADHCVAEALSRDKPLQAGNWQPDAANGHANGYADSSIDDPELHCIGIEKRNGEAERVEMLKREVGELKEVIEGKDFLLQSYKEQKVELCSKMRELQERLSAQVPNIL from the exons ATGAGGTCCTCCAAGACTAATGGGAGCGTGCAGAAGGCAGGGAGAGTTAGCCATGCCCAGGGAGAAGGGCCGAGCTGGGTTCTTGTCGCGGGAGGAGTTCTGGTTAGCACGCTCTCGGTCAGACTTGGATGCAAGCTGAAGCAGATGTTTGATACCAAGAAGCAAAATAGTACATCCAGAG CCAAAAGAAGACCTGGAGCTTGTGAACTACACTCCAATCTGTACCGGTTTGATGATGAAACCAATTGCTACTGCTGTGTCTCAG atggtggagtggaaatcaAGCAAGCACCTGCAAGTTCTTTATCGAAACCTGATGAACCCTCCCTTCCTCTTGCAAAGATACCAGGGCCAGAATCAAGCAAAGAGAACAGTGGCGTCATGTGGACGTCATCGCCTGACCGGCTTGAAGATCATCGCAGACCATTGCAGTACTCAAACAGTTCTGGCTCTCCCTGTGTTTCAGAATCAGGATCTGACATTTATATCAAGAGAGAGGTCATACAGAAGTTGAGACAGCACCTCAGGAGACGTGATGAGATGATCATGGAGATGCAAGCACAGATAGCTGATCTTAAGAACTCTCTCAGCATCGAGGAGACGCAGACCGCCAATTTGCAGTCCCAGCTGGATGGTGCCAATCGAGATCTGTTCGAATCCGACAGGGAGATCCAGCAGCTAAGGAAGATCATCGCAGATCATTGTGTGGCTGAAGCACTCTCCCGCGACAAGCCCTTGCAAGCTGGAAACTGGCAACCAGATGCCGCCAATGGGCATGCTAATGGCTATGCTGATAGCAGCATCGATGACCCTGAGCTGCACTGTATTGGTATTGAGAAGAGGAACGGCGAGGCAGAGAGGGTGGAGATGCTCAAGAGAGAGGTCGGCGAGCTGAAGGAGGTCATCGAAGGGAAGGACTTCCTGCTCCAGAGCTACAAGGAGCAGAAGGTGGAGCTCTGCTCGAAGATGAGAGAGCTGCAGGAAAGGCTCTCGGCACAGGTGCCCAACATCTTGTAG